A genomic window from Gossypium hirsutum isolate 1008001.06 chromosome D10, Gossypium_hirsutum_v2.1, whole genome shotgun sequence includes:
- the LOC107934930 gene encoding auxin transporter-like protein 2: protein MSSEKQAEEAIVSRLNETMEHEEEDQGDNSVFSVKSLLWHGGSVYDAWFSCASNQVAQVLLTLPYSFSQMGMLSGIILQVFYGVLGSWTAYLISVLYIEYRTRKEKENVSFKNHVIQWFEVLDGLLGPYWKAIGLAFNCTFLLFGSVIQLIACASNIYYINDKLDKRTWTYIFGACCATTVFIPSFHNYRIWSFLGLGMTTYTAWYLTIAALVHGQVEGVTHQGPTKLVLYFTGATNILYTFGGHAVTVEIMHAMWKPQKFKYIYLLATLYVFTLTIPSASAVYWAFGDQLLNHSNAFSLLPHSAWRDAAVILMLIHQFITFGFACTPLYFVWEKVVGMHDTKSICLRAVSRLPVVIPIWFLAIIFPFFGPINSAVGSLLVSFTVYIIPALAHMLTYKSASARKNAAEKLPCFLPSWTAIYAVNTAIVIWVFVVGFGLGGWASMTNFIKQVDTFGLFAKCYQCPPSPSSKHH from the exons ATGTCAAGTGAGAAGCAAGCAGAGGAAGCCATTGTTTCAAGATTAAATGAAACTATGGAGCATGAAGAAGAAGATCAAGGAGATAATTCCGTTTTTAGTGTTAAGAGTCTTCTTTGGCATGGTGGTTCAGTTTATGATGCTTGGTTCAGTTGTGCTTCAAATCAG GTGGCTCAAGTTCTATTAACACTACCATACTCTTTCTCTCAAATGGGAATGCTTTCAGGGATTATCTTACAAGTTTTTTATGGTGTTCTTGGTAGCTGGACTGCTTATCTCATAAGTGTTTTATATATTGAGTATAGAaccagaaaagaaaaagagaatgtcAGCTTCAAGAACCATGTCATACAG TGGTTTGAAGTGTTGGATGGTTTATTAGGACCTTATTGGAAAGCTATTGGATTAGCGTTTAACTGCACTTTTCTCCTATTTGGTTCTGTCATTCAGCTTATAGCTTGTGCAAG CAACATATATTACATAAATGACAAGCTAGATAAGAGGACATGGACATATATCTTTGGAGCTTGTTGTGCTACAACAGTGTTCATCCCTTCATTTCATAACTACAGAATCTGGTCCTTTTTGGGACTTGGGATGACTACTTATACTGCATGGTATTTAACCATAGCAGCTCTTGTTCATGGCCAG GTGGAAGGTGTAACTCATCAAGGTCCAACCAAATTGGTTTTGTACTTCACTGGTGCCACCAATATCTTGTATACTTTCGGCGGACATGCTGTCACAGT TGAAATTATGCATGCTATGTGGAAACCTCAAAAGTTCAAGTACATATACCTATTGGCCACATTATATGTGTTCACCCTAACCATCCCGTCCGCCTCCGCTGTCTATTGGGCTTTTGGTGATCAACTCCTGAACCATTCCAATGCCTTTTCACTCCTCCCGCACTCGGCGTGGCGTGATGCAGCGGTTATCCTAATGTTAATCCATCAG TTTATTACCTTCGGGTTCGCTTGCACGCCGTTGTACTTTGTGTGGGAGAAAGTAGTGGGGATGCACGACACAAAAAGCATTTGTTTGAGGGCCGTATCTCGGTTACCTGTGGTGATACCTATATGGTTCTTGGCTATCATATTTCCATTCTTCGGTCCTATTAACTCGGCTGTAGGGTCGCTCTTGGTTAGCTTCACTGTCTACATCATCCCTGCTTTAGCTCATATGCTCACTTATAAATCGGCCTCAGCAAGAAAG AATGCAGCTGAGAAACTTCCTTGCTTCCTCCCAAGCTGGACAGCAATCTATGCGGTGAACACGGCTATCGTAATATGGGTTTTTGTAGTCGGATTCGGATTAGGAGGTTGGGCTAGCATGACGAATTTCATCAAACAAGTAGATACGTTCGGATTATTCGCCAAGTGCTACCAATGTCCACCTTCACCATCATCAAAACATCATTGA